A portion of the Poecilia reticulata strain Guanapo linkage group LG23, Guppy_female_1.0+MT, whole genome shotgun sequence genome contains these proteins:
- the LOC103459086 gene encoding SLIT-ROBO Rho GTPase-activating protein 1-like isoform X2 — translation MSNSNKSKKDKEILAEYESQVKDVRVQLAEQQRCLEQQTEMRVQLLQDLQDFFRKKAEIETEYSRNLEKLAERFMAKTRSTKDHQQYKKDQNLLSPVNCWYLLLNQVRRESKDHATLSDLYLNNVISRLTHISEDSARLLKRSKEILQQLQDDLMKLLNELYTVMKTYHMYNAEMISAEAKLREAERQEGRVKGVSGTGGGVEPVFGLRIEERHQRRNAARKMEKMREKRKAKYSENKLKTLKARNEYLLTLEATNASVFKYYIHDLPDIIDCCDLGYHSSLSRALRTYLSAELSLEASRRAGLEVLEGAVENLDPARDRQRLLGLYPTAFCPPQRFGFQAHMGDTTTQIASQPQVQAELSLRLTQLQTRLASLKIENEEVKKTWGATLTTLQDMTVLDDCDVSQSFTHSPSSESVKSSVSDGYLNKPSLAKRRANQQETELFYFNKFREYLEGSNLISKLQAKHDILKKALAEGYKSELLTTSRGRKNSHSKHQDSTKAIPLLVESCIRYINLHGLQHQGIFRVSGSQVEVNDIKNCFERGNDPLIDEENNHDINSVAGVLKLYFRGLENPLFPKDRFNDLISCVRMENLYERAQCIRKILLGVPRATLVVMRYLFAFLNHLSQYSDENMMDAGNLAIVYGPTLLPTPDTLDQVACQAHVNEVIKTVILHHDNIFPDIKELPGPVYEKCMTGDQYCESPFSEPGALEETEPDAGTETQTSDEEGEAVEAVARFDYVGRSGRELSFKKGASLQLFQRASHDWWEGRLNGSRGLVPHQYVVVKDRRVNSPKWADAMSDTLSQKADSDGGSSSTEDKRSRSELSSPTDIRPPENFNSHRRKRTDGLFRRPLCRSNDNHGNGGVMERSSPPVTGHFSPRDLLLGRGQGMTPPLDSPERRRRSAAVTMTVSRHDSLRRPEDTPIRRSSSGQHSFSDSLRSRVMDAETLAQDIEETVSVALGELRQLERQDRRPAPDVVLDTLEQVKNGPVASCSSESPSPHSTPSTPGTPGTPGTPGTPSPLSPMSPISPLPGPPRPANPSPDALGSFKPVAAARMGAPLRPPALRPKPAVPPKSSTPPLAPPLDKSCTM, via the exons ATGTCAAACTCAAACAAAAGCAAGAAGGACAAAGAAATCCTGGCAGAATATGAGAGCCAAGTGAAAG ATGTGCGGGTCCAGTTGGCGGAGCAGCAGCGCTGCCTGGAGCAGCAGACGGAGATGCGGGTGCAGCTGCTTCAGGACCTGCAGGACTTCTTCAGGAAGAAGGCCGAGATCGAGACGGAGTATTCCAGGAACCTGGAGAAGCTCGCAGAGCGCTTCATGGCCAAAACACGCAGCACAAAAGATCATCAGCAATACAA GAAGGATCAGAATCTGCTTTCTCCGGTTAACTGCTGGTACTTGTTGCTAAACCAG gtgaGGAGGGAGAGCAAAGACCACGCCACCCTCAGTGACCTCTACCTGAACAACGTCATCAGCCGTCTGACGCACATCAGCGAGGATTCAGCTCGGCTCCTGAAAAGG AGTAAGGAaatcctccagcagctgcaggacgaCCTCATGAAGCTCCTGAACGAGCTTTACACg GTGATGAAGACGTATCACATGTACAACGCGGAGATGATCAGCGCGGAGGCCAAGCTGCGGGAGGCGGAGCGGCAGGAGGGCCGCGTGAAGGGCGTGTCGGGGACGGGCGGCGGCGTGGAGCCCGTGTTCGGCCTGCGGATCGAGGAGCGCCACCAGAGGCGCAACGCCGCCCGCAAGATGGAGAAGATGAGAGAGAAG AGGAAGGCGAAATACTCGGAGAACAAACTGAAGACTCTGAAAGCCAGAAATGAGTATCTACTGACTCTGGAGGCGACCAACGCCTCCGTGTTTAAATACTACATCCACGATCTGCCCGACATTATTGAC TGCTGTGACTTAGGGTACCACTCCAGTCTGAGCCGGGCGTTGAGGACCTACCTATCCGCCGAACTGAGCCTTGAAGCCTCCAGGCGGGCGGGCCTGGAGGTGCTGGAGGGGGCTGTGGAGAACCTGGACCCGGCCCGCGACAGGCAGCGCCTGCTGGGCCTCTACCCCACTGCCTTCTGCCCACCGCAGCGCTTCGGATTCCAGGCGCACATGGGCGACACA ACGACCCAGATCGCCTCGCAGCCGCAGGTCCAGGCTGAGCTGTCGCTGCGCCTCACTCAGCTCCAGACCCGCCTGGCGTCCCTGAAGATCGAGAACGAAGAG GTGAAAAAGACGTGGGGAGCGACTCTGACCACGCTGCAGGACATGACGGTGCTGGACGACTGCGACGTGTCGCAGAGCTTCACCCACAGCCCGTCCTCCGAGTCCGTCAAGTCCAGCGTGTCGGACGGATACCTGAACAAACCCAGTCTGGCCAAGAGACGAGCCAACCAGCAGGAGACGGAGCTTTTCTACTTCAAT AAGTTTCGCGAGTATTTAGAGGGAAGCAATCTCATCTCTAAACTTCAGGCCAAACACGACATTTTAAAGAAAGCCTTAGCTGAGG GATATAAATCTGAATTACTGACCACCAG TCGTGGGCGGAAGAACTCCCATAGCAAGCACCAG GATTCAACTAAAGCCATACCGCTGCTAGTGGAAAGCTGCATCCGCTACATCAATCTACACG GTCTTCAGCATCAGGGCATCTTCCGGGTTTCAGGCTCACAGGTCGAGGTCAACGACATCAAGAACTGCTTCGAGAGAG GTAACGACCCGCTCATAGACGAGGAGAACAACCACGACATCAACTCTGTGGCCGGCGTGTTGAAGCTGTACTTCAGGGGTTTGGAGAACCCTCTGTTTCCAAAGGACAGGTTCAACGACCTCATTTCCTGCGTCC GGATGGAAAACCTGTATGAGAGAGCTCAGTGCATCAGGAAGATCCTGCTGGGCGTCCCGAGGGCCACGCTGGTGGTGATGCGCTACCTGTTCGCCTTCCTCAACCA CCTCTCCCAGTACAGCGATGAGAACATGATGGACGCCGGGAACCTGGCCATCGTGTACGGCCCCACCCTCCTGCCGACGCCCGACACGCTGGACCAGGTGGCCTGCCAGGCGCACGTCAATGAGGTCATCAAAACGGTCATCCTGCACCACGACAACATCTTTCCCGACATCAAGGAGCTTCCAGGCCCGGTTTATGAGAAGTGCATGACCGGCGACCAGTACTG CGAGAGTCCGTTCAGCGAGCCTGGGGCCTTGGAGGAGACCGAGCCGGACGCCGGTACCGAGACCCAGACCAGCGACGAGG AGGGCGAGGCCGTGGAGGCGGTGGCCCGGTTCGACTACGTGGGCCGGTCCGGCCGCGAGCTGTCCTTCAAGAAGGGCGCGTCGCTGCAGCTGTTCCAGCGCGCGTCGCACGACTGGTGGGAGGGCCGGCTGAACGGCAGCCGCGGCCTGGTGCCTCATCAGTACGTCGTGGTGAAGGACAGGCGAGTGAACAGTCCCAAATG GGCGGACGCCATGTCCGATACGCTCAGCCAGAAAGCCGACAGCGATGGGGGGAGCAGCAGCACCGAGGACAAGCGGTCCCGCAGCGAGCTGAGCTCCCCGACCGACATCAGGCCGCCGGAGAACTTCAACAG CCACAGGAGGAAACGAACCGACGGCCTCTTCCGCCGCCCTCTCTGTCGCTCCAACGATAACCATGGCAACGGCGGCGTGATGGAGCGGAGCTCTCCGCCCGTGACGGGTCACTTCAGCCCCAGAGATCTCCTCCTGGGGCGGGGCCAGGGCATGACCCCGCCCCTCGACAGCCCGGAGCGCCGGCGCCGCTCCGCCGCCGTCACCATGACGGTGAGCCGTCACGACTCGCTGCGGAGGCCGGAGGACACGCCCATACGGCGCTCCAGCAGCGGGCAGCACAGCTTCAGCGACTCGCTGCGATCCAGAGTGATGGACGCCGAGACGCTGGCCCAG GACATCGAGGAGACGGTGAGCGTCGCCCTGGGCGAGCTGCGGCAGCTGGAGCGGCAGGACCGCCGGCCGGCGCCCGACGTGGTTCTGGACACGCTGGAGCAGGTGAAGAACGGCCCGGTCGCCAGCTGCTCCTCCGAGTCGCCCAGCCCCCACAGCACGCCCAGTACGCCAGGGACGCCCGGCACCCCGGGGACGCCCGGCACCCCCAGCCCGCTCAGCCCCATGAGCCCCATCAGCCCGCTGCCCGGCCCGCCCAGGCCCGCCAACCCGTCCCCCGACGCCCTGGGCTCCTTCAAGCCTGTGGCGGCCGCCCGCATGGGCGCCCCGCTGCGGCCCCCCGCCCTGAGACCGAAACCCGCGGTGCCCCCCAAAAGCAGCACCCCGCCTCTGGCGCCCCCGCTGGACAAATCCTGCACCATGTGA